Proteins co-encoded in one Candidatus Kapaibacterium sp. genomic window:
- a CDS encoding cbb3-type cytochrome c oxidase subunit I — MELTRSYRNLLRVELIVPMVLLIIGTYGGLMQVLFRAGVLHYDPLLRLLIDTVGTLLGVEALKNIDWQSSIMYYWGLTLHGVINAIVLTTFFAVAFGNAVVPYFLKQPLNTRIGWLSAIVMLIGVGLAAYAMFTGQASVLYTFYPPLKAHPTFYLGAALLIVGSWIGGANWIPLYRRWRQEHPGEKIPLAVMGMFATFIIWFIATLSVAVEVLFLLLPWSLGWTESVDVPLARALFWFFGHPLVYFWLLPAYVMYYTMLPKVAGGKLFSDAAGRLVFIMFILFSIPVGAHHQFSDPGIGTQWKLVHTFLTYAVALPSLITAFTIAASLEYAGRQNGGRGLFGWMFRLPYFDRERWLFSYWIAGLIIFIFGGLSGIVNASYNLNLAVHNTSWIPGHFHLTVGSPVLLAILGMSLHMVAQLSGKAVRLKSLVVAFPYLWLVGVLIFSWGMMRGGLLGMPRRTYLGAGSLNPDLQGTPLYRADWAPYAEIAMVGGIIMFVAILLYFIAFFVTLFARREQEATLTFPVAEAYHDEPVWALNRLAPWVAAAVVLIVLSYTPVLYDVMRSSFKPAPAYLPEYNVPEKQLRELRQQQGQLEEPSQ; from the coding sequence ATGGAGCTGACACGCTCATATCGTAATCTGCTGCGCGTGGAGTTGATAGTGCCGATGGTGCTTCTGATTATTGGCACGTATGGGGGACTAATGCAGGTACTCTTCCGAGCAGGAGTGCTGCACTACGATCCCCTCCTCCGACTGCTCATTGACACTGTGGGAACTCTGCTGGGGGTCGAGGCCCTCAAGAACATTGACTGGCAGAGCTCCATCATGTACTACTGGGGCCTGACACTCCATGGCGTCATCAACGCTATTGTGTTGACGACTTTCTTCGCGGTGGCTTTTGGGAATGCAGTAGTGCCGTACTTCCTCAAGCAGCCCCTGAACACACGGATTGGCTGGCTATCGGCGATCGTGATGCTCATCGGGGTAGGGCTGGCGGCATACGCGATGTTCACAGGGCAGGCATCGGTGCTGTACACGTTCTATCCGCCGCTCAAGGCCCACCCGACCTTCTACTTAGGTGCGGCTCTCCTCATTGTGGGCTCGTGGATAGGTGGGGCGAACTGGATACCGCTGTACCGGCGCTGGCGGCAGGAGCATCCTGGGGAAAAGATTCCGCTGGCCGTCATGGGGATGTTTGCAACGTTTATCATCTGGTTCATCGCGACCCTTTCGGTGGCTGTAGAGGTGCTCTTCCTCTTGCTGCCCTGGTCCCTGGGCTGGACGGAGAGCGTGGATGTACCGTTAGCTCGAGCACTCTTCTGGTTCTTCGGCCATCCGCTGGTGTACTTTTGGCTACTGCCAGCGTACGTGATGTACTATACGATGCTGCCAAAGGTCGCTGGTGGCAAACTCTTCAGTGATGCTGCGGGCCGACTAGTCTTCATCATGTTCATCCTCTTCTCCATCCCGGTCGGGGCGCACCACCAGTTCTCAGATCCGGGGATTGGCACGCAGTGGAAGTTGGTGCATACATTCCTGACGTACGCAGTGGCCCTCCCCAGCTTGATCACGGCCTTTACGATTGCTGCTTCGTTAGAATATGCGGGACGCCAGAACGGTGGACGTGGCCTCTTCGGGTGGATGTTCCGGCTGCCATACTTTGACCGTGAGCGCTGGCTGTTCAGTTACTGGATCGCGGGGCTTATCATCTTCATCTTCGGCGGTCTTTCGGGCATTGTCAATGCTTCGTACAACCTGAACCTGGCTGTCCACAACACATCCTGGATCCCCGGGCACTTCCATCTAACCGTTGGAAGTCCTGTGCTGCTAGCGATCCTAGGGATGAGCCTCCACATGGTGGCGCAGCTCAGCGGGAAAGCGGTGCGGCTGAAGAGTTTGGTCGTGGCTTTCCCCTACCTGTGGCTCGTGGGGGTGTTGATCTTTTCCTGGGGGATGATGCGTGGCGGCCTCCTGGGAATGCCACGGCGAACGTACTTAGGAGCTGGTTCACTCAACCCTGATCTACAGGGAACCCCGTTGTATCGGGCTGATTGGGCGCCGTATGCAGAGATTGCAATGGTAGGCGGCATCATCATGTTTGTGGCAATCCTGCTCTACTTCATTGCCTTCTTCGTGACGCTCTTTGCCCGGCGAGAGCAGGAAGCGACGCTGACGTTCCCTGTGGCGGAGGCTTACCACGATGAGCCTGTGTGGGCACTGAACCGGTTGGCGCCATGGGTTGCGGCAGCAGTCGTGCTGATCGTGCTCTCGTATACCCCGGTGCTCTACGACGTCATGCGTAGCAGCTTCAAGCCCGCTCCGGCGTATCTTCCGGAGTACAACGTGCCAGAAAAGCAGTTACGAGAACTCCGGCAACAGCAGGGTCAGCTTGAAGAGCCATCGCAATAA
- a CDS encoding cytochrome C oxidase subunit II, with the protein MERTERVMLWIGGVVMAVFFVAVVVLAAGFGVDVPGCITEMKPFERDTLFQRADGRYELHVVARMWAYQMPPVELPAGSEVDLYLSSGDVLHGFHIDRTNVNLMAIPGTVAYARVRFKEPGDYPIICHEYCGIGHQQMVGVIRIVQ; encoded by the coding sequence ATGGAACGTACAGAACGCGTCATGCTGTGGATTGGAGGGGTGGTGATGGCGGTCTTCTTCGTGGCGGTGGTGGTGTTGGCAGCGGGATTCGGTGTGGACGTCCCTGGCTGCATTACAGAGATGAAGCCATTTGAGCGGGACACGCTCTTCCAGCGGGCCGATGGGCGTTATGAGCTTCACGTGGTTGCCCGTATGTGGGCCTATCAGATGCCTCCAGTGGAGCTGCCCGCTGGCTCTGAAGTGGATCTCTACTTGAGTTCAGGCGATGTGCTTCACGGTTTCCACATTGATCGGACGAACGTGAACCTGATGGCGATCCCAGGGACAGTTGCGTATGCGCGGGTACGCTTCAAGGAACCGGGGGACTACCCGATCATCTGCCATGAATACTGCGGCATTGGCCATCAGCAGATGGTTGGTGTGATCAGGATTGTCCAATAA
- a CDS encoding thymidine phosphorylase — MLIPGELLRKKRDGGELSDTEIRWFVEQSLLGTISEAQIAAFLMAACIRGLSRQETAALTLAMRDSGVRFHWRQLGLPCVDKHSTGGVGDKLSLLLVPIVAGCGVLVPMISGRALGHTGGTVDKWESIQGLRTALPESELEHLLRSVGGFIIGQSEDVAPADRLFYRLRDVTGTVESIGLITASILSKKLVEDLDGLVMDVKVGPGGFLPTRESADELAEMLRAVASHVGLPLRIVFSRMDTPLGYAVGNWWEVAEAEQALRDYSSAPPDVRELTERLAAEMLLIVGHATSLEDALSKVRSVWQSGAAWERFHALVRAQGGQWEESVKAYACISPTLVLAQKEGYITAIEARTVGLSALLLGAGRRTQYDTVDPAAGILLRKKPGDYVLPANLWLNSTPAIPLPSQKPRNSFSRLTSSGMRHQRPLLSFWRCGSCWLSLWVERTPVGAAECPPFLQIVPAKLSSSSRAKSPRCLNASRP; from the coding sequence ATGCTAATCCCTGGTGAGCTCCTCCGCAAGAAACGAGATGGTGGTGAGCTGTCGGATACCGAGATCCGATGGTTCGTCGAGCAAAGTCTCCTCGGGACAATCTCGGAAGCTCAGATTGCTGCCTTCCTCATGGCGGCATGCATTCGAGGGTTGAGCCGGCAGGAGACTGCGGCGCTTACGCTAGCAATGCGGGATTCTGGCGTCCGCTTCCATTGGCGTCAGCTTGGTCTTCCGTGCGTGGACAAGCACTCCACAGGTGGCGTTGGAGACAAGCTTTCCCTCCTCTTAGTCCCGATTGTAGCCGGGTGTGGCGTGCTCGTGCCGATGATCTCCGGACGTGCCCTGGGGCATACGGGCGGCACGGTAGACAAGTGGGAATCCATCCAAGGGCTTCGGACTGCCCTTCCAGAGTCTGAGCTGGAGCACCTCCTCCGCAGCGTCGGAGGATTTATCATTGGGCAATCGGAGGATGTAGCCCCAGCAGATCGGCTCTTCTACCGCCTGCGTGACGTGACAGGGACTGTGGAGTCTATCGGGCTCATCACGGCCTCCATCCTCAGCAAGAAGCTCGTGGAGGACCTGGATGGGCTCGTCATGGACGTCAAGGTTGGCCCTGGCGGCTTCCTGCCAACTCGCGAGTCGGCAGATGAGCTGGCGGAAATGTTGCGAGCTGTTGCTAGCCATGTAGGTTTACCCCTCCGCATTGTCTTCTCGCGCATGGACACCCCATTGGGGTATGCTGTTGGGAACTGGTGGGAGGTCGCAGAGGCAGAGCAAGCCCTCCGCGATTACAGCTCCGCTCCACCGGACGTGCGCGAGCTTACCGAACGTCTTGCAGCAGAGATGCTCCTCATCGTCGGCCACGCCACCTCTTTAGAGGATGCCCTCTCCAAGGTTCGCTCAGTCTGGCAGAGCGGAGCAGCATGGGAACGCTTCCATGCACTCGTGCGTGCGCAGGGCGGGCAGTGGGAAGAGTCTGTGAAAGCCTATGCCTGCATCTCACCCACACTAGTCTTGGCGCAGAAGGAAGGCTACATTACGGCCATAGAAGCCCGGACTGTAGGACTCTCCGCTCTCTTGCTGGGTGCGGGACGGCGCACTCAATACGACACCGTAGACCCTGCAGCAGGCATCCTCCTCCGCAAAAAGCCAGGTGATTATGTCCTTCCGGCGAACCTCTGGCTGAACTCTACACCAGCCATCCCTCTGCCATCCCAGAAGCCCAGGAACTCCTTCAGCAGGCTTACGAGTTCGGGGATGCGCCACCAGCGCCCACTCCTCTCATTCTGGAGGTGCGGTAGCTGCTGGCTCAGCCTTTGGGTGGAGAGGACTCCAGTTGGCGCCGCAGAATGTCCACCGTTTCTCCAGATAGTGCCTGCGAAGCTATCCTCTTCTTCTCGAGCGAAGTCCCCTCGTTGTTTGAACGCTTCACGGCCTTGA
- a CDS encoding sugar phosphate nucleotidyltransferase has product MSLRALIPVAGAGTRLRPLTYAVPKSLLTVADKPIVGHILDSLQSAGIEEVVLIVGYKGDQLVEYVRNAYPTLKLHWVVQTEAQGLGHAVWCARDYLDGRPMVIVLGDTLVELDWEEFLRLPQNAVGVKEVEDPRRFGVIVVQDGVVTGFVEKPESPPSDLALVGLYLIRDTLRLREALEELVRRDLRTRGEYQLTDALELMRQSGSQFHPLRVQTWYDCGKVETLLETNRHLLHRRANNPALPRCAVIPPVYVAPTARIEYAVIGPYAAIADGAVVRHCIIRDSIVNAGAYLEAVLVERSVIGARSILRGSFQRVSLCDDSRVQQGVDVP; this is encoded by the coding sequence ATGTCGCTGCGAGCTCTTATTCCCGTTGCGGGGGCAGGAACGCGACTGCGCCCATTGACATACGCCGTGCCGAAATCGCTCTTGACCGTTGCTGACAAGCCGATCGTGGGGCACATCTTGGATAGCTTACAGAGTGCTGGGATCGAGGAGGTCGTGCTGATCGTCGGCTACAAGGGCGACCAACTGGTGGAGTACGTGCGCAATGCATACCCCACGCTGAAGCTGCATTGGGTCGTCCAGACAGAGGCTCAGGGATTGGGGCATGCTGTCTGGTGTGCTCGTGACTACTTGGATGGAAGGCCAATGGTGATTGTGCTCGGTGATACGCTCGTAGAGCTGGACTGGGAGGAGTTCCTGAGATTGCCCCAGAATGCTGTTGGAGTCAAGGAGGTGGAGGACCCACGCCGCTTCGGCGTCATTGTGGTACAGGATGGTGTTGTGACTGGTTTCGTGGAGAAGCCCGAAAGTCCGCCCTCGGATTTGGCCCTGGTGGGGCTCTATCTGATCCGGGATACGCTCCGCTTGCGCGAAGCGCTTGAAGAGCTCGTACGGCGCGACCTTCGCACCCGCGGGGAGTACCAGTTGACCGATGCCTTAGAGCTCATGCGGCAGAGCGGCTCTCAGTTCCACCCTCTGCGGGTGCAGACCTGGTACGATTGCGGCAAGGTAGAGACACTGCTGGAGACGAACCGCCACTTGCTGCACCGTCGAGCCAACAATCCTGCGTTACCTCGCTGTGCTGTGATCCCTCCGGTCTACGTTGCCCCGACGGCACGGATAGAATACGCCGTAATTGGCCCGTATGCTGCGATCGCTGATGGGGCAGTCGTTCGCCACTGTATCATCCGAGATTCCATCGTGAACGCTGGAGCTTACCTAGAAGCGGTGCTGGTAGAGCGCTCAGTGATCGGTGCGCGTTCCATCCTTCGCGGCAGCTTCCAGCGTGTAAGCCTCTGTGACGACAGCAGGGTTCAGCAGGGAGTAGACGTACCGTGA
- the asnB gene encoding asparagine synthase (glutamine-hydrolyzing) codes for MCGIAGLWRREGPVDLAELHSLCAALHHRGPDGGSVWLHPSRRLGFAHRRLAIIDLSAAGAQPMQSPTGRSCIVFNGEIYNYRELRQQACRSGWRFRSESDTEVILALYEQQGISCVHRLRGMFAFALWDEEEQRLWLVRDRLGIKPLYYAWDGTCCAFASELRALQCLRTFPDRLDVTALWDFLTYHYIPPPKTIYQHVQKLEAGTWLCVDVQRGVVSRQRYWTLPEVAEEPCTAEQAMAELDALLDSVVAEHLVADVPVGAFLSGGVDSSLVLAYARRHQPLRAFTVDFDVAAKSERQYAEAVARHWGLAHRLIRLSAEDFFPSVEQFVQVYGEPFGDASGIAVMAISRAARAELKAVLSGDGGDELFGGYIRSRADVGETNYPVLPSRWVTGLLRWLPSHRGEQWLRRLLPPAEYILRSSVWMEFGQKRRIFAPAVATLLPSDYDELWFLRQFRRQGVPAVRQRLLLELQTWLPEKMLTKVDRASMAYGLEVRVPLVDHRLVEWACRLPVDLLWHPLHGGKWLAKRLLARELPAELVYRPKKGFSLPLREWLQRVNWQHRLQESRFWREQIFHPAMFRKADLRSPVTAFLLVVLGVWSDVNPWSL; via the coding sequence ATGTGTGGGATAGCTGGACTATGGCGGCGCGAGGGGCCGGTGGACCTTGCGGAGCTACATTCCCTCTGCGCTGCTCTACACCACCGCGGGCCTGACGGTGGCAGTGTCTGGCTCCATCCTTCACGGCGTCTCGGGTTTGCACACCGACGCTTGGCGATCATAGACCTCTCAGCAGCTGGGGCACAGCCGATGCAGAGCCCAACGGGGCGGAGTTGTATCGTCTTCAATGGCGAGATCTACAACTATCGCGAGCTCCGTCAACAGGCTTGCCGAAGTGGTTGGCGTTTCCGCTCCGAGAGCGATACCGAAGTGATCTTGGCGCTCTACGAGCAACAGGGAATCTCGTGCGTTCATCGCCTCCGAGGCATGTTCGCTTTTGCCTTGTGGGATGAAGAGGAGCAGCGGTTGTGGTTAGTGCGGGATCGCTTGGGGATTAAGCCGCTCTACTATGCCTGGGACGGTACCTGCTGTGCTTTCGCTTCAGAGCTGAGGGCACTGCAATGCCTTCGGACTTTTCCCGACCGGTTGGACGTTACAGCCCTCTGGGACTTCCTGACCTACCACTACATCCCGCCGCCGAAGACTATCTACCAGCACGTTCAAAAGCTGGAGGCGGGAACTTGGCTCTGCGTGGATGTGCAGCGCGGGGTAGTCTCACGACAACGATATTGGACGCTGCCAGAGGTGGCTGAGGAGCCCTGCACGGCGGAGCAGGCGATGGCAGAGCTGGATGCCTTGTTGGATTCCGTCGTTGCTGAGCACTTGGTTGCCGATGTACCAGTGGGGGCGTTCCTGAGCGGTGGGGTAGATTCTTCGCTCGTTTTGGCCTATGCTCGCCGACATCAGCCACTGCGGGCCTTTACCGTAGACTTTGACGTTGCGGCCAAGAGCGAGCGACAGTACGCCGAAGCAGTAGCCCGCCACTGGGGGCTCGCGCATCGGCTCATTCGGCTATCGGCGGAGGATTTCTTCCCCTCAGTGGAGCAGTTCGTGCAGGTCTACGGCGAGCCCTTCGGTGATGCCTCCGGCATTGCTGTGATGGCGATCTCTCGGGCAGCGCGCGCAGAGCTCAAGGCTGTCCTCTCTGGCGACGGTGGAGATGAGCTCTTCGGGGGCTACATCCGGAGTCGAGCGGATGTTGGGGAAACGAATTACCCAGTACTGCCATCACGATGGGTGACGGGGTTGCTCCGGTGGTTACCGAGTCATCGAGGAGAACAGTGGCTGCGGCGGCTCTTGCCCCCGGCGGAGTATATCCTGAGGAGCTCCGTGTGGATGGAGTTTGGCCAGAAACGGCGGATATTTGCCCCCGCTGTTGCAACCCTCTTGCCGTCGGACTACGATGAGCTCTGGTTCTTGCGCCAGTTCCGGCGACAGGGGGTTCCGGCCGTACGACAGCGCCTCCTACTGGAGTTGCAGACGTGGTTACCAGAGAAGATGCTGACGAAGGTAGATCGGGCCTCCATGGCGTATGGGCTGGAAGTGCGGGTTCCGTTGGTCGACCACCGGCTGGTGGAGTGGGCATGCCGGCTGCCGGTTGATTTGCTGTGGCACCCGCTCCACGGCGGGAAGTGGCTTGCCAAACGCCTCTTGGCTCGAGAGCTGCCAGCGGAGTTGGTCTATCGGCCAAAGAAGGGCTTCAGTCTTCCTTTGAGGGAGTGGCTTCAGCGGGTCAATTGGCAGCATCGCCTACAGGAGTCACGCTTTTGGCGCGAGCAGATCTTCCATCCGGCGATGTTCCGGAAGGCTGACCTGCGTTCGCCCGTCACGGCCTTCCTGTTGGTGGTTTTGGGGGTCTGGTCAGATGTGAATCCGTGGAGTCTGTGA
- a CDS encoding anhydro-N-acetylmuramic acid kinase, which translates to MALQRTLEWHARPRRVAGVMSGTSGDGIDAVIAEFQHTPSSDRFQLLHWHHMELPPVFRSRLQHLCEESVSIREVAAFHWEMASITAESVRRACAGLGIAPEELDAVGMHGQTVFHDPESMRYGGYGVGLQVGNIAAVAQWLGTTVVGDFRSADMALGGQGAPLVAIFDWAFLRSPDDAVVALNIGGIANVTVLPPKCPPEHVRAWDTGPGNLWIDAAVELFFGKRYDTAGQIARAGRLVLPLWEALQQIAFVRQPPPKTTGRELFSRQRLRQLLQEVVPPHVPAEDVVHTLTRFTAWSIAENLRLFAGNSTRIIVSGGGAHNDFLLELLQEELPSVRVERSEVYGIPAQAKEALCFAYLAYRTLGGEPANLPSVTGARRPAILGVVAFAGRASTTSPLAPAKEGMERTDHDG; encoded by the coding sequence ATGGCTCTGCAGCGAACGCTGGAGTGGCACGCGAGGCCTCGCCGCGTAGCGGGCGTTATGTCTGGTACTTCTGGGGACGGCATTGATGCCGTTATTGCAGAGTTCCAGCATACACCTTCCAGCGACCGCTTCCAGCTACTGCACTGGCACCACATGGAGCTTCCGCCTGTGTTCCGATCGCGACTCCAGCACCTCTGCGAAGAGTCTGTCTCCATCCGGGAGGTGGCAGCGTTCCACTGGGAAATGGCATCTATCACCGCCGAGAGCGTTCGGCGAGCGTGTGCTGGACTTGGGATTGCTCCGGAAGAGTTGGATGCCGTTGGAATGCACGGGCAGACGGTCTTCCATGATCCTGAGTCGATGCGGTACGGAGGGTATGGGGTAGGACTTCAGGTAGGGAATATCGCTGCTGTTGCGCAGTGGCTAGGGACAACAGTCGTTGGGGATTTCCGGAGTGCGGACATGGCCCTTGGTGGTCAAGGAGCACCGCTGGTGGCTATCTTCGACTGGGCTTTCTTACGTTCACCCGACGACGCGGTGGTTGCTCTCAACATCGGTGGGATTGCTAACGTGACGGTCTTGCCGCCGAAGTGTCCGCCGGAGCATGTACGGGCGTGGGACACAGGGCCGGGCAACCTCTGGATTGATGCTGCTGTTGAGCTCTTCTTCGGCAAGCGGTATGATACGGCGGGACAGATTGCCCGTGCTGGACGACTGGTGCTCCCGCTCTGGGAGGCACTCCAGCAGATAGCCTTCGTCCGGCAGCCACCTCCGAAGACCACAGGACGGGAGCTCTTTTCACGGCAACGGCTGCGTCAGCTTCTGCAGGAGGTTGTCCCACCACATGTCCCAGCGGAGGATGTCGTCCACACGTTGACACGGTTTACGGCATGGAGCATTGCGGAGAATCTCCGGCTATTTGCTGGCAACAGCACGCGCATCATCGTTTCTGGCGGTGGTGCTCACAACGATTTCCTGCTGGAGCTCCTCCAGGAGGAGCTCCCTTCGGTGCGGGTTGAGCGCAGCGAGGTCTATGGTATTCCAGCCCAGGCGAAAGAAGCACTCTGCTTTGCTTACTTGGCGTACCGGACGTTGGGAGGCGAGCCGGCAAACCTGCCTTCAGTGACTGGAGCACGGCGACCGGCGATACTAGGCGTTGTGGCGTTTGCAGGGAGAGCTAGCACTACCTCTCCACTTGCGCCGGCTAAGGAGGGTATGGAACGTACGGATCACGATGGATAG
- a CDS encoding OsmC family protein translates to MQRVNNVVVERLKQTEDSFRRDLASARRQQVLEGEWVLGDGAPQFRAFITYEGGKTTFEMDNPTFMGGDGALPGPMHYCFSGLAACYTSTFAIVAAEKGIPLRRLRVRVEATVNFSRVFGLADAPVMEEVHVQLEIDSPATDAELQEVEELALQRCPVVWTLTHSVPLRSSWRRYAAAEAA, encoded by the coding sequence ATGCAGCGCGTTAACAACGTAGTGGTGGAGCGGCTCAAGCAAACCGAAGACTCCTTCCGGCGTGATCTGGCCAGCGCTCGCCGCCAGCAGGTCCTGGAAGGCGAATGGGTGTTAGGTGACGGAGCTCCGCAGTTCCGTGCCTTCATCACCTACGAAGGCGGGAAGACGACCTTCGAGATGGACAACCCTACCTTCATGGGCGGCGACGGTGCCCTTCCTGGGCCAATGCACTACTGTTTCTCCGGCTTGGCTGCCTGTTACACCTCCACCTTTGCTATTGTCGCGGCTGAGAAGGGCATCCCGCTCCGACGGCTCCGAGTGCGGGTGGAGGCAACAGTGAACTTCTCCCGCGTCTTCGGGCTTGCCGATGCTCCCGTGATGGAGGAAGTCCACGTGCAGCTCGAAATCGATAGCCCTGCCACCGACGCCGAACTCCAAGAAGTGGAGGAGCTGGCGCTGCAGCGTTGCCCTGTAGTGTGGACCCTAACGCACTCGGTGCCACTCCGCAGCAGTTGGCGGCGGTATGCTGCAGCCGAAGCCGCCTAA
- the smpB gene encoding SsrA-binding protein SmpB, with the protein MANIPQRRKQRPIATNRKARHEYEILETLEAGIVLTGTEVKALREGRCNIEDSYAVFLDPHSHELWLLNLHIGPYSHAAPHANHQPKRPRKLLLHKRQAIRLRSKVQEKGLTLIPLSLYFSGPYVKVELALVRGKKLHDRREDIRRRDMEREMQRSLKQLP; encoded by the coding sequence ATGGCCAATATCCCCCAGCGCCGAAAGCAGCGACCAATCGCTACTAACCGCAAAGCCCGCCACGAGTACGAAATCCTGGAGACTCTGGAAGCGGGGATTGTGCTGACCGGTACCGAGGTCAAGGCCCTGCGGGAAGGGCGCTGCAACATAGAGGATAGCTACGCTGTCTTCTTGGACCCGCACAGCCACGAGCTGTGGCTCCTCAACCTCCACATTGGCCCCTATAGCCACGCTGCCCCGCATGCCAACCATCAGCCGAAACGCCCGCGCAAGCTCTTACTCCATAAACGGCAGGCCATCCGACTCCGGAGCAAGGTTCAGGAGAAGGGGCTGACACTGATCCCCCTCTCCCTCTACTTTTCCGGGCCGTACGTGAAGGTAGAGCTGGCGCTGGTTCGTGGCAAGAAGCTCCATGACCGGCGTGAAGACATCCGCCGCCGTGACATGGAGCGGGAAATGCAGCGCAGTCTGAAGCAGCTTCCGTAG